GGCGCCTTCAGCGCCTTCCTGGCCTTCTACGGCGTCTGCTTCCTGGTCACCTGGGCCGTATACCTTCGCCGCCCGGCCGCCTCGGAGACGCACACCACATCGGCCTCGGAGGCAAAGCCGCAGCTCAGCTACGCAGAAGTGTGACGTAACACCGCTGACATCAAGCCGAACCGAGCCTGTCACGCACCGTTGACAGGCTCGCTCGGCATGCAGGTGTACCCACCAAGGGTGCGATCAGGAGCCGCTCCCGGTCACCCCCGGTGGACCACCTGGCGCAGGCACCACAACTCGAGTGCGGGACGAGAGTTATGTACGACACACAGCAGCAATCCGAACACGGGCCCCTCGCGGGGTTCACCGTGGGCGTGACCGCCGCACGCCGGGCCGACGAACTCGGGGCGTTGCTCCAGCGACGCGGCGCCGCCGTGCTGCACGCTCCTGCCTTGCGCATCGTGCCACTCGCCGACGACAGCGAGCTGCTCGCCGCCACCAAGGAGATCATCCAGCGCACGCCGGACATCGTGGTCGCCACGACCGCGATCGGCTTCCGGGGCTGGATCGAGGCCGCCGACGGGTGGGGACTGGGTGAGGACCTGCTGGAACGGCTGCGCGGGGTCGAGCTCCTCGCGCGCGGACCGAAGGTCAAGGGCGCGGTACGCGCCGCCGGGCTGACGGAGGAGTGGTCGCCGTCCAGCGAGTCCATGGCCGAGGTACTGGACCGCCTGCTGGAGGAGGGCGTCGACGGGCGCCGGGTCGCCATCCAGCTGCACGGTGAGCCGCTGCCCGGGTTCGTGGAGTCGTTGCGGGCCGCGGGAGCGGAGGTGCTCGGGGTGCCCGTCTACAGGTGGCTGCCGCCGGAGGACATCGGCCCCGTCGACCGTCTGCTGGACGCCACGGTCTCGCGCGGCCTGGACGCCCTCACCTTCACCAGCGCCCCGGCCGCGGCGTCCCTGCTGTCGCGGGCCGAGGAGCGCGGGCTGCTTCCCGAAGTGCTCGCCGCCCTCAACCACGACGTCCTCCCGGCCTGCGTCGGCCCGGTCACCGCGCTGCCCCTGCAGGCACTCGGCGTCGACACCGTCCAGCCCGTGCGCTTCCGGCTCGGTCCGCTGGTCCAGCTGCTGTGCCAGGAACTGCCCGGCCGGGCTCGGTCCCTGCCGATCGCCGGGCACCAGGTGGAGATCCGCGGGCACGCGGTCCTGGTCGACGGCGTACTGCGCCCCGTGCCGCCCGCGGGCATGTCCCTGCTGCGGGCCCTGTCCCGCCGGCCGGGCTGGGTGGTGCCCCGCGCGGAGCTGCTGCGCGCGCTGCCGGGTGCGGGGCGGGACGAGCACGCGGTGGAGACGGCGATGGCGCGGCTTCGTACGGCTCTGGGGGCGCCGAAGCTGATCCAGACGGTGGTGAAGCGGGGGTACCGGCTGGCCCTGGATCCGGCGGCGGACGCGAAGTACGCGGACACGTGAGCCGCCCCCGCCGCCCCTACCCGTCCCATCCTTGAAGGGGGCGCTGCCCCTTCGACCTTGCCCCCTGGGGGCCTGCGGCCACCAGACCCCCGCTCCCGCCCTGAACGGGCCTCGTCCTCAAACGCCGGACGGGCTGGAATGCCCGGACCGGCGTTGAGAGGTGGGGCCGTCCGGTACGAGGGGTTCCGGGACTCGCCATCGGGCAGGCACTGTTAGAGGGAACGCTTCTCCCAGTTCTCCCGGGGTGACCCCCTAGGCGGTGACAGGCACATGGCACTGGGTACGGTCACGGACGCCTACGAGCTGCGATTCGACGCCGGGCGGATCTGTCTGGATCTCCTCGCGACCACGCACCCCGAGGAACGGTTCGACTCCGTCGAGGTGTTGTGCGCCTGGATCACCGGCGTCGGGCTCGTCCCGCCGGGCACCACGCTGGCCCACGCCGACGCCTCCTGGCTCGTCCGGTTCCGCGAACTGCGTGGACGTATCGGACAGTTGGTGCGCGGCGGGATCGCCCCCGAGCCCTGGCCGTCGTACGACATCGCGCTCGCCCACGTGAACGACATCGCCCGCACCGCGCCCCCGGCCCCCCGTGCCGTACGGGGTGAAGACGGCACCCTCGTGAGGCAGTTGGATCATCCGCCCGAGTGCGCCGCGCTGCTCGGCGCCATCGCGCGGGACGCCGTGGAACTGCTCACCGATCCGGTCGCGCGGGCCGGGCTGAGGGAGTGCGAGGGCGACAACTGCCCGATCGTTTATCTCGATTCGTCCCGCGGGCGCAGGAGGCGCTGGTGCTCCAGTGAGGTCTGCGGGAATCGGGAAAGGGTCGCCCGGCACCGT
Above is a window of Streptomyces sp. DT2A-34 DNA encoding:
- a CDS encoding uroporphyrinogen-III synthase, which codes for MYDTQQQSEHGPLAGFTVGVTAARRADELGALLQRRGAAVLHAPALRIVPLADDSELLAATKEIIQRTPDIVVATTAIGFRGWIEAADGWGLGEDLLERLRGVELLARGPKVKGAVRAAGLTEEWSPSSESMAEVLDRLLEEGVDGRRVAIQLHGEPLPGFVESLRAAGAEVLGVPVYRWLPPEDIGPVDRLLDATVSRGLDALTFTSAPAAASLLSRAEERGLLPEVLAALNHDVLPACVGPVTALPLQALGVDTVQPVRFRLGPLVQLLCQELPGRARSLPIAGHQVEIRGHAVLVDGVLRPVPPAGMSLLRALSRRPGWVVPRAELLRALPGAGRDEHAVETAMARLRTALGAPKLIQTVVKRGYRLALDPAADAKYADT
- a CDS encoding CGNR zinc finger domain-containing protein, which produces MALGTVTDAYELRFDAGRICLDLLATTHPEERFDSVEVLCAWITGVGLVPPGTTLAHADASWLVRFRELRGRIGQLVRGGIAPEPWPSYDIALAHVNDIARTAPPAPRAVRGEDGTLVRQLDHPPECAALLGAIARDAVELLTDPVARAGLRECEGDNCPIVYLDSSRGRRRRWCSSEVCGNRERVARHRRRAALART